In the genome of Ignavibacteriales bacterium, one region contains:
- the tagF gene encoding type VI secretion system-associated protein TagF, which yields MNVKNPDSYSFSFFGKLPQFPDFIKHKSVSTEFAILDEWLQSGIAYAKSSLKNNWKEIYSLSGVVEFYFPVKKNNSVIAGILVPSVDKSNREFPFIIFSVLPEKIFSSENTFLVPLQLNRFYYQAKQLYKMAYEATDTTSIINSFDKAETKPASVLSAQNIFDEYLASTTLNDLCKRFDCTNMNSSASSDSKLFSYVFSTDDENYNLDSGFLVLMSSLLNHEKDNNSFIFKSRTENFKTKLMIRNAQPVPSDFVEMLNPVVEGNNLNHLVNAFNPDTTLKDFIYELHHQKDERDSE from the coding sequence TTGAATGTTAAAAATCCTGACAGTTACAGTTTTAGTTTTTTTGGAAAACTTCCGCAGTTCCCGGATTTTATTAAACATAAATCAGTCAGTACTGAATTTGCAATTCTTGATGAGTGGCTTCAAAGCGGAATTGCATACGCAAAATCATCATTAAAAAATAACTGGAAAGAAATTTACTCGCTCTCAGGTGTCGTTGAGTTTTATTTTCCTGTAAAAAAAAATAATTCAGTTATTGCCGGAATCCTGGTTCCGTCAGTTGATAAAAGCAATAGAGAATTTCCGTTTATAATTTTTTCAGTATTACCTGAAAAAATTTTCAGTTCAGAAAATACTTTTCTTGTTCCATTACAGTTAAACAGATTTTACTACCAGGCAAAGCAACTTTATAAAATGGCATACGAGGCAACAGATACAACTTCAATCATAAACAGTTTTGATAAAGCTGAAACGAAACCTGCTTCCGTTTTATCAGCGCAGAATATTTTTGATGAATACTTAGCTTCCACAACACTCAATGATTTATGCAAAAGATTTGATTGTACAAATATGAATTCATCAGCATCAAGTGATTCAAAATTATTCAGTTATGTTTTTAGTACTGATGATGAGAACTATAATCTTGACAGCGGGTTTTTAGTTCTAATGTCTTCATTGCTGAATCATGAAAAAGACAACAATTCGTTTATTTTCAAATCACGGACTGAAAATTTTAAAACAAAATTAATGATCAGAAATGCCCAGCCTGTTCCAAGTGATTTTGTTGAAATGTTAAATCCTGTTGTCGAAGGAAATAATCTTAACCATTTGGTTAACGCGTTCAATCCTGATACCACTTTAAAAGATTTTATTTATGAACTTCATCATCAAAAAGATGAACGTGATTCGGAGTAA
- the tssM gene encoding type VI secretion system membrane subunit TssM: MAKFLKGKNLIGLIIAVVLIFLIIFVGRYFGASWVVQVVIILFFLLIGALFFMFKKMKDAQKAGKIEDSINSSADDQMANLSPEKKAEIEQFKKQLQAAIASLKNSKLAKGKSGRAALYALPWYMIIGPSAAGKTTAIQNSGLDFPFGKEGFRGVGGTRNCDWFFSTKAIFLDTAGRYVTQSEDKAEWMAFLETLRKNRSRKPINGVIVALNIDEIINNDKDQMYEHARNIRQRIDELIEKLGVNFPVYFMFTKCDLIQGFVEYFGDFSEIERGQIWGSTFSPMHDFDAKTAFENEFNVLANKLFDIRTIRLSSPLKREQRRKVFLFPYQFKTLQSKLTSLIGEVFQNNPYQDNPIFRGFYFSSGTQEGLPLDLAIREIAKQFNLAPASSDEFEERTETKNYFIKDLLSDLVIGDQNYAVGKTSGVVKQHSTMRTVTIAASAVLLVLLSLFAFMGYNGSSIVLDNISSRVSSFNKINWSGNLLSNFKEAEELRILIEKIEDGSANEAFITMGLDRSEETLQSLKQLYLKKTEPFFTQNIYDDMVRNLNHYANGQDYSGEETYNYLKAYLLLGSERARLDTSNQKFLVNVFTGILDSRFIKSNPAATTEIKDSLKSMFRNYLAFFANNLSDKNFYNIKNDNLLVNLVRSRMQYQPNAEGIYARLKQNGMSEFPNEFTLEQAIGGIYSNILTTDMRVPYIFTADGWINYIKDAILEESTNPGKEDWALGKQQIKPATGSEMTPDEMKRNLLNLYLNDYQQTWVQFLQSLRYGDFGSGPVAATNLKLLSDPISSPLVLITKIFADQLQVISEIYSPTDTLRANPFAGLQLNATNAAEVMKYKKFVLGAPDGSKPGEINAIIVQYGVISGVLESIRGGQDLSKDYAVNVLSQRAVEFPTALQMIKGALYNIPALQPLFIDPIRLSWRAILSDASQYLNAQWKSKVHEFYSRTLANSFPFKQNGPDAPIQDFKDFFKPDGILWSFFNEELSSLINKERWKANAWENEGVGFSGEFINTLKRADDITSTLFKSGDLSVSFRLKPQLPDSKPIRGQKPIVEQVYLNINGNEDYYKMGSPFWTDYNWPGGRGAPVARMNISIRDYGTSETKGFDGEWALFKLLQDASSMQGQSAQYNVNWSFKKENVYDVTVTYQLTAGSSKNPFTSGFFRALTIPASIN, encoded by the coding sequence ATGGCTAAATTCTTAAAAGGCAAAAATTTAATTGGACTTATCATTGCAGTTGTTCTTATCTTCCTGATAATTTTTGTGGGAAGATATTTCGGTGCATCCTGGGTTGTACAGGTTGTAATCATTCTATTCTTTTTATTGATCGGCGCACTCTTCTTTATGTTCAAGAAAATGAAGGACGCACAGAAAGCCGGTAAGATTGAAGACTCAATCAATTCATCCGCTGATGACCAGATGGCAAATCTGAGTCCTGAGAAAAAAGCAGAGATTGAACAGTTCAAGAAACAACTTCAGGCAGCGATTGCTTCATTAAAAAATTCTAAACTCGCAAAAGGTAAGTCAGGCAGAGCAGCATTATATGCACTTCCCTGGTACATGATAATAGGTCCATCCGCAGCAGGTAAAACTACAGCGATCCAAAATTCAGGTCTCGATTTCCCCTTCGGCAAAGAAGGATTCAGAGGTGTCGGCGGAACAAGAAATTGTGACTGGTTCTTTTCAACTAAAGCAATATTTCTTGATACTGCCGGAAGATATGTAACCCAGTCAGAAGACAAAGCCGAGTGGATGGCATTCCTTGAAACATTAAGAAAGAACAGAAGCCGAAAGCCTATTAATGGTGTTATAGTTGCGCTGAATATCGATGAAATAATTAATAATGATAAAGATCAGATGTATGAGCATGCACGCAACATACGTCAGCGTATTGATGAACTGATTGAAAAACTTGGTGTAAACTTCCCTGTTTATTTTATGTTCACCAAATGCGATCTGATCCAGGGATTTGTTGAATACTTCGGTGACTTTAGTGAGATTGAACGCGGACAAATTTGGGGAAGCACTTTCAGCCCGATGCACGACTTTGATGCGAAAACAGCTTTTGAAAATGAGTTTAATGTTTTAGCTAACAAACTTTTTGATATAAGAACAATTAGACTCAGTTCGCCGTTAAAAAGAGAACAAAGAAGAAAAGTATTTTTATTCCCGTATCAATTCAAAACTCTTCAATCAAAACTGACATCCCTGATCGGAGAAGTATTTCAGAATAATCCTTACCAGGATAACCCGATTTTCCGGGGATTCTATTTTTCATCTGGAACGCAGGAAGGCTTGCCGCTTGATCTTGCAATCAGAGAAATTGCAAAACAATTTAATCTTGCACCCGCATCATCAGATGAATTTGAAGAAAGAACAGAAACAAAAAATTATTTTATTAAAGATCTGCTGAGTGACCTAGTAATCGGCGATCAGAATTATGCTGTTGGAAAAACATCGGGTGTTGTAAAGCAGCATAGTACTATGAGGACGGTAACCATTGCAGCATCTGCTGTATTGCTTGTCTTACTTTCACTTTTTGCATTTATGGGCTACAACGGAAGCAGTATAGTTTTAGATAATATCTCATCCAGGGTTTCTTCATTTAATAAAATTAATTGGAGCGGAAATCTTTTAAGTAATTTTAAAGAAGCAGAAGAACTTCGCATACTTATTGAAAAGATTGAAGATGGAAGTGCTAATGAAGCATTCATCACGATGGGTCTGGATAGAAGTGAAGAAACTTTGCAGTCATTAAAACAACTGTACCTGAAAAAGACGGAACCGTTCTTCACACAAAATATTTATGATGATATGGTCCGCAATCTGAACCACTATGCAAATGGTCAGGATTATTCTGGTGAAGAAACATATAATTATTTAAAAGCATATTTACTTTTAGGAAGTGAACGCGCAAGACTCGATACTTCAAACCAGAAATTTTTAGTAAATGTATTTACAGGAATTCTTGATTCGCGTTTTATAAAATCAAATCCTGCCGCAACAACAGAGATAAAAGATTCACTCAAATCAATGTTCAGAAATTACCTGGCATTCTTCGCAAATAATTTAAGCGATAAGAATTTTTATAACATTAAAAATGATAATCTCTTGGTTAATCTTGTGCGCAGCCGTATGCAGTACCAGCCAAATGCTGAAGGTATTTATGCAAGATTAAAACAAAATGGAATGAGCGAGTTCCCGAATGAATTTACTCTCGAACAGGCGATCGGAGGAATCTATTCCAACATACTTACAACTGATATGAGAGTTCCGTATATCTTCACCGCTGACGGATGGATAAACTATATTAAGGATGCGATACTTGAGGAAAGCACCAATCCCGGTAAAGAAGATTGGGCGCTTGGTAAACAGCAGATCAAACCTGCGACCGGATCAGAAATGACTCCTGACGAAATGAAACGAAATCTGCTTAATCTTTATTTGAATGACTATCAGCAAACGTGGGTTCAGTTTTTACAAAGTTTACGCTACGGAGATTTTGGCTCGGGACCTGTTGCGGCAACAAACCTGAAATTATTAAGTGACCCGATAAGTTCACCGCTTGTATTGATCACAAAAATATTTGCTGATCAGCTTCAGGTTATTTCTGAAATTTATTCGCCGACGGATACACTTCGTGCAAATCCGTTTGCGGGACTTCAGCTTAATGCAACAAACGCCGCTGAGGTAATGAAGTACAAAAAATTTGTTCTTGGTGCACCGGATGGTTCAAAGCCTGGAGAGATAAATGCTATCATAGTACAGTATGGTGTTATAAGCGGTGTGCTCGAATCAATAAGAGGCGGACAGGATCTTTCAAAAGATTATGCTGTGAATGTACTATCACAAAGAGCTGTAGAATTTCCAACAGCATTACAAATGATAAAAGGTGCACTCTATAATATTCCCGCACTTCAGCCATTGTTTATTGATCCAATAAGATTAAGCTGGCGTGCAATACTTTCAGATGCTTCACAATATCTTAATGCTCAATGGAAATCAAAAGTGCATGAATTTTATTCAAGGACTCTGGCAAATTCATTTCCATTTAAACAAAACGGTCCTGACGCTCCGATACAGGACTTTAAAGATTTCTTTAAACCAGATGGAATACTATGGTCATTCTTTAATGAAGAATTAAGTTCATTAATTAATAAAGAGAGATGGAAAGCAAATGCATGGGAAAATGAAGGCGTTGGGTTCTCAGGTGAATTTATAAATACTTTGAAAAGAGCCGATGATATAACCAGTACACTTTTTAAAAGCGGTGATCTTAGTGTATCATTCAGGTTAAAGCCTCAGTTGCCTGATTCAAAACCGATACGCGGACAAAAACCTATCGTTGAACAGGTTTACCTTAACATAAACGGAAATGAAGATTATTATAAAATGGGTTCACCGTTCTGGACTGATTACAACTGGCCTGGCGGCAGAGGCGCCCCTGTCGCACGTATGAATATTTCAATAAGAGATTACGGTACATCCGAAACAAAAGGTTTTGATGGTGAATGGGCATTGTTCAAACTGCTGCAGGATGCTTCTTCAATGCAGGGACAATCTGCTCAGTACAATGTTAACTGGTCATTTAAAAAAGAAAATGTTTATGATGTAACTGTCACTTACCAGTTAACTGCAGGCAGTTCAAAAAATCCTTTTACATCCGGATTCTTCAGAGCTTTAACAATTCCAGCAAGTATCAACTGA
- a CDS encoding DotU family type IV/VI secretion system protein, translating to MDNTPKSKKKKSLADIASESLILILQLRSSNDYGNASSLKKNCTELFDRFETEARSNAIDNEKITLSKFALVAFLDETIISSSWNQKEQWLAEPLQIMMFDTFNAGEEFFTNLNQLRQRSSGNKDTLEIYYLCLALGFKGKYQLQSPENLRRVIDDLNMELHPEMYNTIDAISPHAKPKEGMVQAAGSGMPVWVYPAGAIVIFVIVYLIFSLSISGAASDVSDLINKIIS from the coding sequence ATGGACAATACACCGAAAAGTAAAAAGAAAAAATCTCTCGCAGATATCGCATCGGAAAGTTTGATACTTATACTTCAACTGCGTTCATCAAATGATTACGGCAATGCTTCATCACTGAAAAAAAACTGTACTGAACTTTTTGACAGGTTTGAAACGGAAGCGCGTTCAAATGCGATTGATAATGAGAAGATAACTCTTTCAAAATTTGCTCTTGTTGCTTTCCTTGACGAGACTATTATAAGTTCATCGTGGAATCAAAAAGAACAGTGGCTTGCAGAACCTCTTCAGATAATGATGTTCGATACATTTAATGCGGGAGAAGAATTTTTTACAAATCTTAACCAGTTAAGACAAAGATCATCAGGGAATAAAGACACTCTTGAAATTTATTATTTGTGTCTTGCTCTTGGTTTTAAAGGTAAGTATCAGCTTCAGTCCCCAGAAAACCTCAGAAGAGTGATCGATGACCTGAACATGGAACTTCATCCCGAAATGTATAACACAATAGATGCTATTTCTCCGCACGCAAAACCAAAAGAAGGAATGGTTCAGGCAGCAGGATCAGGAATGCCGGTTTGGGTTTATCCTGCCGGTGCAATTGTGATCTTTGTTATTGTCTATTTAATATTTTCATTGTCAATTTCAGGCGCTGCAAGTGATGTTAGCGACCTGATAAATAAAATCATCTCCTGA
- the tssK gene encoding type VI secretion system baseplate subunit TssK: protein MKFQKVVWYEGMKLDPHHFQQADKYSQYYTNSRINTQNPNSWGLKELQFDDAAISGGSFGLVRCSGVMPDGLLFDMPGNDPLPKNRNFDSLFSATSEKLDVFLVIPSEVAGGNNCLLDESASNNNSRFTLQNFEMLDFNTGTNLRNVGVVKSNFQFRFGDENLEGFSSIKIGELARSSDGKFTMNREYIVSSVSISASEVLLDHIRGILSALVSKSKELRTQASINKPELSITQVEILMMLHSINTFIPLLNYYYSSKHEHPESLYTIFLNLAGQLSTFTNLGLKAEDFPVYDHRHLTEIFNQMILEINGMLNVQKTVERKDIIITLRRQADTLFVGQLSPNHVQAQFFIAVKGDIPEKKIITELPKNIKISAYEEIFAVHQAGIQGLTIEYIARPPAGVSIDDKAHYFKINKEGRFWEKIVGKNNVAFFIASEFKSLQMELVLLP, encoded by the coding sequence ATGAAATTTCAGAAAGTCGTTTGGTACGAAGGAATGAAACTGGATCCGCACCACTTTCAACAGGCGGATAAATACAGTCAATACTATACCAACTCAAGAATAAATACTCAGAACCCAAATTCGTGGGGACTTAAAGAATTACAATTTGATGATGCCGCAATTTCCGGCGGTTCTTTCGGATTAGTAAGATGCAGCGGAGTAATGCCGGATGGATTACTGTTTGATATGCCGGGTAATGATCCGCTACCAAAGAACAGGAACTTCGATTCACTTTTTTCCGCTACTTCAGAAAAACTTGATGTGTTTCTTGTAATACCTTCCGAAGTAGCCGGCGGCAACAACTGCCTGTTAGACGAATCCGCTTCAAATAATAATTCAAGGTTTACTCTTCAGAATTTTGAAATGCTTGATTTCAATACAGGAACAAACCTGCGTAATGTTGGTGTGGTAAAATCTAATTTTCAGTTCAGGTTCGGTGATGAAAATCTTGAAGGATTCAGTTCAATAAAAATCGGTGAACTTGCAAGAAGCAGTGACGGAAAATTCACAATGAACCGTGAATATATTGTTTCATCAGTTTCCATTTCCGCTTCAGAAGTTCTGCTTGATCATATTCGCGGAATACTTAGTGCACTTGTTTCCAAAAGCAAGGAACTCAGAACACAGGCAAGTATCAACAAACCTGAATTGTCAATCACACAGGTTGAAATACTAATGATGCTTCATTCAATTAATACTTTTATTCCGCTATTAAATTATTATTACTCATCCAAACACGAACACCCGGAAAGTCTTTATACAATTTTTCTTAATCTTGCAGGACAGCTTTCAACATTTACTAACCTCGGACTTAAAGCGGAAGATTTTCCTGTTTATGATCACAGGCATCTGACGGAAATATTTAACCAGATGATCCTTGAAATAAACGGAATGCTTAATGTTCAAAAGACAGTTGAAAGAAAAGACATCATCATTACATTAAGAAGACAGGCTGATACATTGTTTGTCGGGCAACTCTCACCGAATCATGTACAGGCGCAGTTCTTCATAGCTGTAAAAGGAGATATTCCCGAGAAGAAAATCATTACAGAACTACCGAAGAATATAAAGATCTCCGCTTACGAAGAAATTTTTGCAGTGCATCAAGCAGGCATACAGGGTTTGACAATTGAATATATTGCACGCCCGCCTGCAGGAGTTTCTATCGATGACAAGGCTCACTACTTCAAGATAAATAAGGAAGGAAGATTCTGGGAAAAAATAGTCGGTAAAAATAATGTGGCATTTTTTATCGCTTCAGAATTTAAATCACTTCAAATGGAATTAGTACTGTTACCCTAA
- the tssJ gene encoding type VI secretion system lipoprotein TssJ: protein MKLIKYIPLLLLIINAAGCGGSSTMMVNMSCDENCNNNNAVVIKIFQLKSADKFRTASFESLLRSPESVLGDDMIANAKYEKLMVPNENFNLNELEIKSDAMFLGIVGDFHSPAKDGWLQVVSLEDGPDELKILIHENSLSVVAE from the coding sequence ATGAAATTAATTAAATACATACCATTACTATTATTGATTATCAACGCTGCGGGCTGCGGCGGCAGCAGTACAATGATGGTTAACATGTCCTGCGATGAAAACTGCAATAACAATAATGCTGTTGTGATAAAAATATTTCAGTTAAAATCTGCCGATAAATTCCGCACAGCAAGTTTTGAATCATTATTGAGAAGCCCTGAATCAGTGCTTGGCGATGATATGATCGCAAACGCAAAGTATGAAAAACTTATGGTACCAAATGAAAATTTTAATCTGAATGAACTTGAAATAAAATCAGATGCTATGTTCCTTGGAATTGTAGGCGACTTTCATTCCCCTGCAAAAGACGGATGGCTGCAAGTAGTTTCACTTGAAGATGGTCCTGATGAATTGAAAATATTAATTCACGAAAATTCACTTTCAGTTGTTGCTGAATAA
- a CDS encoding FHA domain-containing protein, with product MKLKLSISRQSDSSLSQQLDFNRFPVFIGREEKNDVILPDPFKVVSRKHAKIIDTEGILQLVDLEAPNFTYLNGERLLPNEENAIKTGDVIRVSDYELIVELVREVEKVADDDQKTMVFSSPFAEDVEAFAENLKLLTAKYALDDSPAKAEMFRISVLQSLSSIEKNDASNIIAEFFAESFLGRQIPAAPRQQEQSKPVFDFPESAIPKEVEPIAQQTKFKPAQTVSTDYSFNSHFTNTVDVLLDTFSKLIQGFLHFRQEFFGVTIYHTMPSGSLKELKEFLFNPDISSDEEKKRMDLLNEEIQKLLTHQLGLLEGYKISITEGSKSLLQSLDPELIEKELQSKQSGLDIGKILPITQKSKILDTIKDNYQKYMSDPYHIEKKYFRPAFMKGYQSRILAKKQINEY from the coding sequence ATGAAACTCAAATTATCTATCAGCCGTCAGTCCGATTCCTCTCTTTCTCAGCAACTGGATTTTAACAGGTTCCCTGTTTTTATAGGCAGAGAAGAAAAAAATGATGTAATTCTGCCGGACCCATTTAAAGTCGTATCCAGAAAACATGCAAAGATTATCGACACTGAAGGTATACTCCAGCTTGTTGATCTTGAAGCTCCTAACTTTACTTATTTGAATGGTGAACGACTGCTTCCGAATGAAGAAAACGCGATTAAAACCGGTGATGTTATCCGCGTAAGTGATTATGAACTAATTGTAGAATTAGTGCGTGAAGTTGAAAAAGTAGCCGATGATGATCAGAAAACAATGGTATTCTCAAGTCCGTTTGCCGAAGATGTTGAAGCTTTTGCTGAAAACTTAAAATTACTTACGGCTAAATACGCTCTTGATGATTCACCGGCTAAAGCTGAAATGTTCAGGATTTCTGTACTGCAAAGTTTAAGCAGTATTGAAAAAAATGATGCAAGTAACATAATCGCCGAATTTTTTGCTGAAAGTTTTTTAGGCAGACAAATACCTGCTGCCCCCAGACAGCAGGAACAAAGTAAACCTGTTTTCGATTTTCCTGAATCCGCAATTCCAAAAGAAGTTGAACCGATTGCGCAGCAAACAAAATTTAAACCTGCTCAGACGGTGAGTACGGATTACTCTTTCAACTCACACTTTACAAATACTGTTGATGTTCTGCTTGATACATTCAGCAAGTTGATACAGGGTTTTCTTCATTTCCGCCAGGAATTTTTCGGCGTCACTATTTATCATACAATGCCATCAGGTTCACTAAAAGAATTGAAAGAATTTTTGTTTAATCCTGATATTTCATCAGATGAAGAAAAGAAAAGGATGGATCTTTTAAATGAAGAGATACAAAAACTTTTAACTCATCAGCTTGGATTGCTTGAAGGCTATAAAATTTCTATCACTGAAGGAAGCAAATCTCTTTTACAAAGTCTTGATCCGGAATTGATAGAGAAAGAATTGCAAAGTAAACAGTCCGGGTTAGATATTGGAAAAATTCTTCCCATCACGCAAAAGTCTAAGATACTTGATACAATAAAAGACAACTATCAAAAATATATGTCTGATCCGTATCATATAGAAAAAAAATATTTCAGACCTGCTTTTATGAAAGGTTATCAAAGCAGGATACTTGCAAAAAAACAGATCAACGAATACTAG
- a CDS encoding response regulator transcription factor, which yields MQDRKKILIADDHPLMRQGIKSVLASTGEYEITEKGDGESALESLTQKTFDVCILDIEMPKQSGLEVARRIGELSIKTKIIFLTMYKDEDIFNQSLDIGAMGYVLKENAVNDIVDCIIKVLNNEYYISPVISGFLVSRLKNKESMISQSPGINALTISERKILKLIASEKTTQQIADELHISYKTVENHRNNISKKLNLSGTHSLVKFAISNKALL from the coding sequence ATGCAGGATAGAAAAAAAATACTTATTGCAGATGATCATCCATTGATGCGGCAGGGAATAAAATCCGTTTTAGCTTCAACGGGTGAATATGAAATAACTGAAAAAGGTGACGGTGAATCTGCACTTGAATCACTTACTCAAAAAACATTTGATGTTTGCATACTTGATATAGAAATGCCCAAACAAAGCGGACTTGAAGTTGCCAGGAGAATTGGTGAACTGAGCATCAAAACAAAAATAATTTTTCTTACTATGTATAAGGATGAAGATATTTTCAATCAATCACTTGATATAGGCGCCATGGGTTATGTTCTTAAAGAGAACGCGGTGAATGATATTGTTGATTGTATCATTAAGGTTTTAAATAATGAATATTATATAAGCCCTGTTATATCAGGATTTCTAGTATCACGACTAAAGAATAAAGAATCAATGATTAGTCAAAGTCCCGGTATAAATGCGCTTACTATATCAGAAAGAAAAATTCTGAAACTGATCGCCTCAGAAAAAACCACGCAGCAAATTGCTGATGAACTTCATATAAGTTACAAGACGGTGGAAAACCACCGCAACAACATTTCAAAAAAACTTAATCTTAGCGGCACACACAGCCTGGTTAAATTCGCAATCAGTAATAAAGCTCTTCTTTAG
- a CDS encoding response regulator transcription factor: MKLLLVDDNERIRKMMLSIYSTHFEEIIECSDGIEAVSLYEKSKPDWVVMDIKMKVMDGLEATASIISLNPHAKVIIVSQYEDNTTIQAAMNAGAVEFVSKSDLYKVIDVIKR, from the coding sequence ATGAAACTGCTTTTAGTTGATGACAATGAAAGAATACGCAAGATGATGTTAAGTATTTATTCAACACACTTTGAAGAGATAATAGAATGCAGCGACGGCATTGAAGCGGTTTCGCTTTATGAAAAATCAAAACCGGACTGGGTTGTGATGGATATAAAAATGAAAGTGATGGATGGACTCGAAGCTACAGCAAGCATCATCAGCTTAAATCCACATGCAAAAGTGATCATCGTCTCCCAGTACGAAGACAATACAACAATACAGGCTGCAATGAATGCCGGTGCTGTGGAGTTTGTAAGCAAGTCAGACCTGTACAAAGTGATTGATGTGATAAAAAGATAA
- a CDS encoding T9SS type A sorting domain-containing protein: MRQKWIYQKIFLVVISLVITNAAYPQSGVSQSVFSSGGVTQQGGGYILTGTVGEAVTGIISGSSYRNTSGFWSVYSQITVTGIDDKETIPSSFRMEQNYPNPFNPSTKIRFSVPEKSSVSLKVYDVLGNEVAELVNEDKEAGWYDISFDASGFASGVYIYRVIAGNFISTKKMLMIK, encoded by the coding sequence ATGAGACAAAAGTGGATTTATCAAAAAATCTTTCTCGTTGTAATCAGTCTTGTGATTACAAATGCTGCATATCCGCAATCCGGCGTATCGCAAAGTGTTTTCAGTTCCGGCGGAGTGACTCAACAGGGCGGCGGATATATTCTTACCGGGACAGTCGGTGAAGCAGTAACCGGAATAATTTCTGGTTCATCATACCGGAACACCTCAGGGTTCTGGTCAGTGTATTCGCAAATTACTGTAACCGGTATTGACGATAAGGAAACCATTCCTTCTTCTTTCAGGATGGAACAGAATTATCCGAACCCCTTTAATCCTTCGACGAAAATAAGATTCTCCGTTCCCGAAAAAAGTAGTGTGTCATTAAAGGTTTATGACGTTCTGGGAAATGAAGTAGCGGAATTGGTGAATGAAGATAAAGAAGCGGGCTGGTATGATATAAGCTTCGATGCGTCAGGCTTTGCATCGGGTGTATATATCTATCGGGTAATTGCGGGCAATTTTATTTCAACTAAAAAAATGCTGATGATAAAATGA
- a CDS encoding helix-turn-helix domain-containing protein has translation MLKINFKAVFAARGIQSPTGFLRRAGFSPHTASYIATGKVEKLNLKVLERLCILLNCTPHDLLEWVPDEKLADPNRFELSRLAGEKKILPLQDELSGLTLGKVEEVKRFIEEKRREGS, from the coding sequence ATGTTAAAGATTAATTTTAAGGCGGTGTTTGCCGCACGAGGGATTCAGAGTCCTACAGGGTTTTTGAGGAGGGCGGGGTTTTCTCCGCATACTGCTTCTTATATAGCAACGGGTAAGGTTGAGAAGTTGAATTTAAAGGTGCTTGAGAGGTTGTGCATTTTACTTAATTGCACTCCGCACGATTTGCTTGAGTGGGTTCCGGATGAAAAGCTGGCTGACCCAAACAGGTTTGAGTTGAGCAGGTTGGCGGGGGAGAAAAAAATACTGCCGCTGCAGGATGAGTTGAGCGGGCTGACGCTGGGGAAGGTGGAGGAGGTGAAGAGGTTTATTGAGGAGAAGAGAAGGGAAGGAAGTTGA